A window of the Butyricimonas virosa genome harbors these coding sequences:
- a CDS encoding DUF6266 family protein, with product MAKFDSYLLGKVTKTLGNVTMCYMNKQNIARARIFSRKDKPTSDVLDQRARMKVLIELSRFLLPVVQKGFVGIGNGTTSNAFVAKNMKSVDVDEMHTATVDYERLKVAMGLQDIPEVSVSYSSESKMYSFEQEMLEEENGFALADDLVYAVLFESVLMRVKLISLRSRGENGNTSVGLPKNWEQANVKVYCFATSKNGKSISPSLYLAVE from the coding sequence ATGGCAAAATTTGATTCTTATTTATTGGGTAAGGTAACGAAAACTCTTGGTAACGTGACGATGTGTTACATGAACAAACAGAATATCGCTAGGGCGAGGATATTCTCGAGAAAGGATAAACCGACTTCGGACGTGTTGGATCAGCGAGCCCGTATGAAGGTGTTGATCGAGTTGTCCCGGTTTTTGTTGCCGGTTGTACAGAAAGGGTTCGTGGGGATCGGGAACGGAACCACATCGAATGCTTTTGTCGCGAAAAACATGAAGTCAGTAGACGTGGATGAAATGCATACGGCCACCGTGGATTACGAGCGTTTGAAGGTGGCAATGGGACTTCAAGATATCCCGGAAGTCTCGGTCTCGTATTCCTCTGAGAGTAAGATGTATTCTTTCGAGCAGGAGATGTTGGAGGAGGAGAATGGTTTTGCGTTGGCTGACGATTTGGTGTATGCCGTGCTATTCGAGAGCGTGTTAATGCGGGTGAAATTGATCTCGTTAAGAAGCCGAGGGGAGAACGGGAATACCAGTGTGGGTCTCCCGAAAAATTGGGAGCAGGCGAACGTGAAGGTGTATTGTTTTGCAACTTCGAAGAATGGGAAAAGTATTTCGCCTAGTTTGTATCTTGCGGTTGAGTGA
- a CDS encoding DUF2764 family protein yields MILKNNYYCFIAGLPEVFLDDRKLALSVNGFRELAREALKKEDVKLMELFFLPADNKQVLRLLNKMAPDTNLETVYPLQCLEDEITEPKNSLPVYLNRFIADFKGEHLKYDVSPENVLSWMYYDHLMKSGSKFVRNYAEFVMNVKNLETALTCRKYGKEVAPEIIGDNVFSKALRTSNSKDFGLGMEFPYAEKVISLMGNTNLVERERGLDLLLWDYIEEAVVYEYFSMEKVLSFMLELMIVERWSKMSSESGRKVFMEVVDKFRKSFEFAEEFKN; encoded by the coding sequence ATGATATTAAAAAATAATTACTACTGTTTTATTGCAGGACTACCGGAGGTCTTTCTGGATGATCGGAAACTAGCGTTGTCCGTGAACGGGTTTCGGGAGTTGGCTCGGGAGGCTCTGAAGAAGGAGGATGTGAAGTTGATGGAGTTGTTTTTTCTACCTGCCGATAATAAACAAGTTCTGCGGTTGCTAAATAAAATGGCTCCCGATACCAATCTTGAAACAGTATATCCATTACAATGTCTGGAAGACGAAATCACCGAACCGAAAAATTCTTTACCTGTTTATCTCAATCGATTTATAGCGGATTTTAAAGGGGAACATTTGAAATATGATGTTTCTCCGGAGAATGTGCTGAGTTGGATGTATTACGATCACTTGATGAAGAGTGGTAGTAAGTTTGTCCGGAATTATGCGGAATTCGTGATGAACGTGAAGAATCTGGAGACGGCCTTGACTTGTCGGAAGTACGGGAAAGAGGTTGCCCCGGAGATTATTGGTGATAACGTGTTTTCTAAGGCGCTGAGAACTTCGAACTCGAAGGATTTCGGTTTGGGGATGGAATTCCCGTATGCGGAGAAGGTGATTTCTCTGATGGGAAATACAAACCTTGTCGAACGGGAGAGAGGGCTGGATTTACTTCTTTGGGATTATATCGAAGAGGCCGTGGTTTACGAGTATTTTTCCATGGAGAAGGTGTTGAGCTTCATGCTTGAGCTGATGATCGTTGAGAGATGGAGCAAGATGAGTTCCGAATCGGGACGAAAAGTCTTTATGGAAGTCGTGGATAAGTTCAGAAAGAGTTTCGAGTTTGCGGAAGAATTTAAAAATTAA
- a CDS encoding DegT/DnrJ/EryC1/StrS family aminotransferase encodes MDRKRIYLCLAHMSGKEQDFIKEAFDTNWVVPLGPNVNAFEKSLQDFLIENGKLKIENEGKQVVALSAGTAALHLGLILLGVQAGDEVICQSFTFCASANPVTYLGATAVFVDSEEDTWNMNPVLLEEAIRDRIAKTGREPKAIIPVHLYGMPAKMDEICAVAEKYGIPVLEDAAEALGSEYKGQKCGTFGKFGALSFNGNKMITTSGGGALIVPDEKAKKAAMFYATQAREPYPYYQHEKIGYNYRMSNICAGIGLGQMTVLEEHVAHHRHVHELYEQAFANVKGIELKSNPDERFNANYWLCTILIDKEETGVDCEELRVFLDRKGIETRPLWKPMHLQPVFAGSPCYVDGTSEKLFEKGLCIPAGPCVTDEDVAYIVSEIKSCICK; translated from the coding sequence ATGGATCGAAAACGAATTTATCTTTGCTTGGCACACATGAGCGGCAAGGAACAAGACTTTATTAAAGAGGCGTTTGATACGAATTGGGTGGTTCCATTGGGACCGAACGTGAATGCTTTTGAAAAGTCCTTGCAGGACTTTCTAATTGAAAATGGAAAGTTGAAAATTGAGAATGAGGGAAAACAGGTGGTGGCGTTGAGTGCGGGGACGGCGGCGTTGCATTTAGGATTGATCTTATTGGGTGTGCAAGCGGGGGACGAGGTGATTTGCCAGAGTTTCACGTTTTGCGCATCAGCGAATCCGGTGACTTACTTGGGAGCAACGGCTGTTTTCGTGGACTCGGAAGAGGATACTTGGAATATGAATCCCGTGTTGCTGGAGGAAGCTATACGAGACCGGATCGCAAAAACCGGACGGGAGCCGAAAGCGATTATCCCGGTGCATTTGTACGGGATGCCGGCAAAGATGGACGAGATTTGTGCTGTGGCCGAGAAATATGGGATCCCCGTGTTGGAGGATGCCGCAGAGGCGTTGGGATCGGAATATAAGGGGCAGAAATGCGGTACTTTCGGGAAGTTCGGGGCGTTGAGTTTTAACGGGAACAAGATGATCACCACCTCGGGGGGCGGGGCATTGATTGTCCCTGATGAAAAGGCGAAAAAGGCGGCGATGTTTTACGCTACGCAGGCTCGGGAACCGTACCCTTACTATCAGCATGAGAAGATAGGTTATAATTATCGGATGAGTAATATTTGTGCCGGGATCGGGTTGGGACAGATGACTGTATTGGAAGAGCATGTGGCTCACCATCGTCATGTACATGAGTTATACGAACAAGCATTTGCCAACGTGAAAGGGATCGAGTTAAAATCGAATCCAGACGAGCGGTTTAATGCTAATTACTGGTTATGTACAATACTAATAGATAAGGAGGAGACAGGAGTGGATTGTGAAGAATTGAGAGTGTTCTTGGATCGTAAAGGGATTGAAACCCGGCCACTCTGGAAACCAATGCATTTGCAGCCGGTGTTTGCGGGCAGTCCTTGTTACGTGGATGGAACTTCGGAGAAATTATTCGAGAAAGGATTGTGTATTCCTGCTGGGCCTTGTGTGACGGATGAGGATGTAGCTTATATTGTGAGTGAGATAAAAAGTTGTATCTGTAAATAG
- a CDS encoding N-acetylmuramoyl-L-alanine amidase, with the protein MDVFSSSNSSFSIVNHRLMGGGVIHLECPKNRRGLGEPDMIILHYTAGMDAMSSAKFLVKPDVKASAHVVIGRDGQVIQMVPFNIEAWHAGRSSYGGRSGLNHYSVGIELDNLGQLRQEGGKFVAECGKEVPVKEVYTEDSGEEPTYWHDYTDRQMRVLNEVCSVLVDAYPIGDIVGHSEVTSRKVDPGPALRVAEWIQYY; encoded by the coding sequence ATGGATGTATTTTCAAGTTCTAATTCATCTTTTTCAATTGTCAATCACCGGTTAATGGGTGGTGGGGTGATTCATCTGGAATGCCCGAAGAATAGACGTGGGCTAGGAGAGCCGGACATGATTATTTTACATTACACGGCAGGTATGGATGCCATGTCTTCAGCAAAATTCTTGGTAAAGCCGGATGTGAAGGCATCGGCACACGTGGTGATCGGGCGGGACGGGCAGGTGATACAGATGGTGCCGTTTAATATCGAGGCGTGGCATGCCGGAAGGAGTAGTTACGGGGGAAGGAGCGGTTTGAATCATTACTCGGTCGGGATCGAGCTGGATAACTTGGGACAGTTGCGGCAGGAAGGGGGAAAGTTCGTGGCGGAGTGTGGGAAAGAGGTCCCCGTGAAGGAGGTGTACACGGAAGATTCGGGAGAGGAGCCGACGTACTGGCATGACTACACGGATCGGCAGATGCGGGTGTTGAACGAGGTGTGTAGCGTGCTGGTGGATGCTTACCCGATCGGGGATATCGTGGGGCATTCGGAGGTGACGTCGAGAAAGGTGGATCCGGGACCGGCTTTGAGGGTGGCGGAGTGGATTCAGTATTATTGA
- a CDS encoding polysaccharide biosynthesis/export family protein: MHLIKNVIMLIWAAGLFVSCASSKKVVYLQDVDVNKRIKAECEYKTVIHTDDLLSIIVSCDDLESALPFNTPMIGLGREVNTTSSQQIPRGYLVDKNGEIDFPVLGKLKVEGISRNELAEMLKEKLSEYLKNPIVTIQFQNFKVTILGEVKAPGSYKVVSERVSLLDALGMAGDLQINGKRKNVLVMREQGDEKIFARVDLTSSDFIDSPFFYLQQNDVVYVEPNKGRIAGGSVSTFLPYILSSLSTIVALISLTR; the protein is encoded by the coding sequence ATGCATTTGATAAAGAACGTGATCATGTTGATATGGGCTGCGGGATTGTTTGTTTCGTGTGCTTCGAGCAAGAAGGTGGTGTATTTGCAGGATGTTGATGTAAACAAACGGATTAAAGCGGAGTGTGAATATAAAACCGTGATTCATACGGATGATTTGTTGTCGATTATAGTGTCGTGTGATGATCTGGAATCAGCACTACCCTTTAACACGCCGATGATTGGTTTGGGGCGTGAAGTAAATACAACCTCTAGCCAGCAAATTCCGAGGGGGTATCTCGTGGATAAGAATGGTGAGATTGATTTTCCCGTGTTGGGGAAATTGAAGGTCGAGGGAATTTCGAGAAACGAGTTGGCGGAAATGTTGAAAGAGAAGCTGTCGGAGTACTTGAAGAACCCGATCGTGACTATTCAGTTCCAGAATTTCAAGGTGACGATATTAGGGGAGGTGAAAGCTCCCGGTAGCTATAAGGTCGTTAGCGAGCGGGTATCGTTGTTGGATGCACTTGGAATGGCAGGGGACTTGCAAATAAATGGTAAACGGAAAAATGTTTTGGTGATGCGGGAGCAAGGAGATGAGAAGATTTTTGCCCGAGTAGATTTGACATCAAGTGATTTTATTGATTCACCATTTTTTTACTTGCAGCAGAATGATGTGGTTTACGTGGAACCGAACAAAGGACGGATTGCCGGGGGAAGTGTCAGTACGTTCTTGCCTTATATTTTATCGAGTTTGTCGACAATCGTGGCCTTGATTTCTTTGACAAGATAG
- a CDS encoding carcinine hydrolase/isopenicillin-N N-acyltransferase family protein translates to MKFFLFIFFVCFVYQSRACTSAIISGKVTKDGRPLMWKHFDNEQQLNKKVLYLSGGKYSAMAIVNAGYKENKTIWMGYNSEGFAIMSTDSGNLRDSVRVETNMSGVFMKEALLNCASVEEFESFLKNYPKPHGFRVNFGVIDARGNGAYFETNNFTYVCYDVNDARVAPNGYLIRTNYSLSGLQGKGHGYIRYKTVEKILERYGGKRLDINFLLNSVCFSLENSLSGQKLQDFENAREHEKHYMYFQDCINRYSTSAAAVIQGVKNNEDSGMTTMWTIIGFPLTSVAIPVWLSTSGELPSIITGNGEKKSMLCNFSLQLKKTLIAATYGDMRYYINTTGLKNIEGTGILQRIDPVRKEVFQRGIGLKEKLKNEKGRDGKIKMYYEWLDSYLKRELQGIKELYVR, encoded by the coding sequence ATGAAATTTTTCTTGTTTATATTTTTTGTTTGTTTTGTTTATCAAAGTAGAGCTTGTACTTCTGCTATTATTTCGGGGAAAGTGACAAAAGATGGGCGTCCGTTAATGTGGAAACATTTTGACAATGAGCAACAATTGAATAAGAAAGTTCTTTATTTGTCTGGCGGGAAATATTCGGCTATGGCGATTGTAAATGCCGGGTATAAGGAGAATAAAACGATCTGGATGGGATATAATTCAGAAGGATTTGCAATTATGAGTACTGATTCAGGAAATTTGCGTGATTCCGTTCGGGTTGAGACGAATATGTCCGGGGTGTTTATGAAGGAGGCATTACTTAATTGTGCGTCCGTGGAGGAGTTTGAGTCTTTTTTGAAGAATTATCCTAAACCTCATGGTTTTCGGGTGAATTTTGGTGTTATTGATGCGAGAGGGAATGGGGCGTATTTTGAGACGAATAATTTCACGTATGTTTGTTATGATGTAAATGATGCCAGAGTTGCTCCTAATGGTTATTTAATACGCACGAACTATTCTTTATCCGGTTTGCAGGGGAAAGGGCATGGATATATACGTTATAAAACAGTTGAAAAAATATTAGAACGTTATGGAGGTAAAAGATTGGATATTAATTTTTTATTGAATTCTGTTTGTTTTTCTTTGGAAAATTCTTTAAGTGGGCAGAAACTTCAAGATTTTGAAAATGCACGGGAACATGAGAAACATTATATGTATTTTCAGGATTGTATAAATCGCTATTCCACAAGTGCTGCTGCTGTCATTCAAGGGGTGAAAAATAATGAAGATTCGGGGATGACAACGATGTGGACGATAATTGGTTTCCCTTTGACATCGGTGGCGATACCTGTCTGGTTGTCGACCTCGGGAGAATTGCCTTCAATAATTACAGGGAACGGAGAGAAAAAATCTATGCTTTGTAATTTTTCTCTTCAATTGAAAAAAACACTTATTGCTGCAACTTATGGTGATATGAGGTATTATATAAATACAACAGGATTAAAAAATATAGAGGGAACTGGAATTTTACAACGCATTGATCCCGTGAGAAAAGAGGTGTTTCAACGTGGAATTGGATTAAAAGAGAAGTTGAAAAACGAGAAAGGAAGAGACGGGAAGATTAAAATGTATTATGAGTGGTTGGATTCTTATTTAAAGAGGGAATTGCAAGGAATAAAAGAATTGTACGTAAGATAA
- a CDS encoding tyrosine-protein phosphatase gives MDWFKRKNKQYFSYDHDIHSHILPGLDDGVKRVEDSVVIVKKMLELGVKRFSFTPHISFPSPMNTPEIILGKLNDLKERLLKEGIEIEADAGAEYKIGEYMIDLIRQGDIASFHGGKVLVEHSFVAPSPVFEEVIFRLQDKGYTPVLAHPERYPFYAKHLTERVWELKRRGCRIQVNLLSFVGFYGKEAMAGARELLVARLIDHFSGDIHSVKQVELLEKFLKSKESEKLLV, from the coding sequence ATGGACTGGTTTAAAAGAAAGAACAAGCAATATTTTTCTTACGATCATGACATCCATTCTCATATTTTACCGGGATTGGATGACGGGGTGAAGCGGGTAGAGGATTCCGTGGTGATCGTGAAAAAGATGCTGGAACTGGGAGTGAAACGGTTCTCTTTTACTCCTCATATTTCTTTCCCGTCGCCGATGAACACGCCGGAGATAATTCTTGGAAAGCTGAACGATCTGAAAGAACGTTTATTAAAAGAGGGAATCGAGATCGAGGCGGATGCCGGGGCGGAATACAAGATCGGTGAATACATGATAGATTTGATTCGTCAAGGGGATATCGCCTCGTTTCACGGAGGAAAGGTGCTGGTGGAACATAGTTTCGTGGCCCCGTCTCCGGTTTTCGAGGAGGTGATTTTTCGTCTGCAGGACAAGGGCTACACGCCCGTGCTGGCACACCCGGAGCGTTACCCGTTTTACGCAAAACATCTGACGGAACGGGTGTGGGAATTGAAACGACGGGGATGCCGGATACAAGTGAACTTGTTGTCATTTGTGGGTTTTTACGGGAAAGAGGCAATGGCAGGGGCAAGGGAGTTATTGGTGGCAAGGTTGATCGATCATTTTTCCGGGGATATACACTCGGTGAAACAGGTGGAGTTGTTGGAAAAATTCTTGAAATCGAAAGAATCGGAAAAGTTATTGGTTTAA
- a CDS encoding ATP synthase subunit E, translating to MENKLDILTQKLYNEGVDKARQEAENIINQAKQEAEKIIADAKAKAAQMNADAETEVSNLKKKAESEMTLSARQAITALKQAITNLVAGDVAGDVAKIGFEEKAFIQELLMTIVKKWDVAGGNLNMEILLSEGEKAKFESFVAAKYKDLLDKGLDVKVGNLEEGFVIQPKDGGFQIAFSEKLFEAFFNQYMKGFTKKLLFEGNK from the coding sequence ATGGAGAATAAATTAGATATTTTGACCCAAAAGCTTTACAATGAGGGGGTAGATAAGGCTCGCCAGGAGGCAGAGAATATCATCAACCAGGCAAAGCAAGAGGCCGAAAAGATTATTGCCGATGCGAAAGCGAAAGCAGCACAGATGAATGCAGATGCGGAGACAGAGGTTTCTAACTTGAAAAAAAAGGCCGAGTCTGAAATGACGTTAAGTGCGCGCCAAGCTATCACGGCTTTAAAACAGGCAATCACGAATCTGGTTGCCGGGGATGTTGCCGGGGATGTTGCCAAGATTGGGTTTGAGGAAAAAGCTTTTATTCAGGAGTTGCTCATGACGATTGTGAAGAAGTGGGATGTTGCCGGTGGAAACCTGAACATGGAAATTCTTCTTTCCGAGGGTGAAAAGGCAAAGTTCGAATCGTTTGTTGCGGCTAAGTACAAGGATCTGTTGGATAAAGGTCTTGATGTAAAGGTGGGTAATTTAGAAGAAGGGTTTGTGATTCAGCCTAAAGACGGAGGTTTCCAAATTGCCTTCTCCGAGAAACTATTTGAAGCCTTCTTTAATCAGTACATGAAAGGTTTCACGAAAAAACTCCTTTTTGAAGGTAATAAATAG
- a CDS encoding DUF6266 family protein, whose product MASFKNDFGLSGKLGDVIIYRMGNKSYARRTFRANNPKTIKQQEVRARFLVAIRFYQKLKETSLRRILKVSAQGNSFNGYTFYLEKNMKVFCADGRIGDFSQLQFSAGKRQRAFHLRGQIDLEGRVLLQWEKVGGRGFVEDDDRLMVVVLHEGRAFCPRVLENTGGVRKDGMASFRIDGWKGETLHLYCLFISPDEKQLSMSQYVRLQGRK is encoded by the coding sequence ATGGCATCATTTAAAAATGATTTTGGATTAAGCGGGAAATTGGGGGATGTGATTATTTATCGAATGGGTAACAAGTCGTATGCAAGAAGAACGTTTCGAGCGAATAATCCGAAGACAATAAAACAACAGGAAGTGAGGGCGAGATTTTTAGTTGCAATCCGGTTTTACCAGAAGTTGAAAGAGACTTCGTTAAGAAGAATATTGAAGGTGTCTGCTCAAGGAAACAGTTTCAATGGTTATACGTTTTATCTTGAAAAAAATATGAAGGTATTCTGTGCGGATGGGCGTATCGGAGATTTTTCTCAACTTCAGTTTTCCGCGGGGAAGAGACAGCGGGCGTTTCATTTAAGAGGACAGATTGATTTGGAAGGTCGTGTTTTATTACAATGGGAAAAGGTGGGTGGACGAGGATTTGTGGAGGATGATGATCGATTGATGGTGGTCGTGTTACATGAAGGGAGGGCGTTTTGTCCAAGGGTGTTGGAGAATACTGGGGGTGTGCGGAAAGATGGCATGGCGAGCTTTAGGATTGACGGGTGGAAGGGGGAAACGTTGCATTTGTATTGTCTCTTTATTTCGCCTGATGAGAAGCAGTTATCTATGAGTCAGTATGTACGTTTACAGGGGAGGAAATGA
- a CDS encoding GumC family protein yields MKMINQDNNLLQTEEEEYFDLKTFFYKILARWWWFAISIPLCALIALYICFSSTPEYKVEAKVMISDSKKGEVGINPMLKELGLFQGTMMVENEIVELKSKNLILDVVKELELNVDYTKEKVLREEKLYKDSPFRVLVDLPENIKDTTFYVIAKGADKIEVLDADKNVMFEGNFSQAISMGYYRMTVEKSDSLLQVGDEIRVDLLTYGKAATDFHKRLEISLLEKNASAVGVSLKETNPGKGVDFLYTMIRRYNQNGIEDKQLVSEKTVEFINERLRVINQELGDIENSAETFKKTNQLTNLTSDAALAMEQKKATDAELLKLGTEMDVVKSVRAYLEDRRGEEFRILPEQLGLTDESLNSGISKYNEMILRRGKLLQSARESNPIVLGLEAQLRDLKSSIRSAIANVENGLDIKIKSLERESQQVEDKLISVPTQEKQYRSIAREQELKENLFLFLMQKREEAEIAKLMYVPMAKIIENPDPGEHPVAPRKMLILLFGMFMGVVFPVGIMFVADMLDTKVRNADEVGKVVAAPLLGTLPQLPEEKTSIENEDWMMSESMQLIRENLNYLIKRKDSPVIMVSSTIPSEGKSLVAAHLASAYARAGKKVIVIGCDLRNPRLNEYFKREGRKGLSAYLAGMVDDPGMLVEKVNDNLHVIFGGTVPPNPTQLIASPRMGELLACLKSEFSCIILDTPPLGILADGFSLSEYADACVYVVRANVLDKKGLRVVADLEKGGRLANLGIVVNGIKVSRSGGYGYGYGYGYGYGYGYGYGQDGKDKKKKK; encoded by the coding sequence ATGAAAATGATCAATCAAGATAATAATTTGTTACAGACAGAAGAAGAGGAGTATTTTGATCTGAAAACTTTTTTCTATAAAATTTTGGCCCGTTGGTGGTGGTTTGCTATTAGTATACCGTTATGCGCCCTAATTGCTTTGTATATTTGTTTTAGCTCGACACCGGAGTATAAGGTGGAAGCGAAAGTGATGATTAGCGATTCGAAAAAAGGGGAGGTCGGGATAAATCCGATGTTAAAGGAATTGGGGTTGTTTCAGGGAACGATGATGGTAGAGAATGAGATCGTGGAGTTGAAGTCTAAAAATTTGATATTGGATGTAGTAAAAGAGTTGGAGCTAAATGTGGATTATACGAAGGAAAAGGTATTGAGAGAAGAGAAGCTGTACAAGGATTCTCCTTTTCGAGTGCTCGTGGATTTACCGGAGAATATCAAGGATACAACCTTTTACGTGATTGCAAAGGGGGCAGATAAGATTGAGGTATTGGATGCGGATAAGAACGTGATGTTCGAGGGGAATTTTTCTCAAGCGATATCAATGGGATACTACCGTATGACCGTGGAAAAAAGTGATTCGTTATTACAAGTTGGAGATGAGATTCGAGTGGATTTATTAACTTACGGGAAAGCAGCAACGGATTTTCACAAGCGTTTGGAGATAAGTTTGTTGGAGAAAAATGCTAGTGCTGTGGGAGTTTCGTTAAAGGAAACGAATCCGGGGAAAGGGGTAGATTTCCTTTACACGATGATTCGGCGTTACAACCAAAATGGTATAGAGGATAAACAACTCGTGTCAGAAAAGACGGTTGAGTTTATCAACGAACGTCTTCGGGTCATTAATCAGGAATTAGGGGATATTGAGAATAGTGCGGAAACATTTAAAAAGACGAACCAGTTAACTAACTTGACGTCGGATGCAGCTCTTGCCATGGAACAAAAGAAGGCGACTGATGCTGAATTATTGAAATTGGGTACCGAGATGGATGTGGTGAAGAGTGTGCGTGCTTACTTGGAAGATAGACGAGGAGAAGAGTTTAGAATATTACCGGAACAGTTAGGGTTGACAGATGAATCTCTTAATAGTGGTATCAGTAAGTATAACGAGATGATTCTTCGTAGAGGGAAATTGTTACAATCGGCTCGGGAAAGTAACCCGATCGTGTTGGGTTTGGAAGCTCAGTTACGGGATTTAAAGAGTAGTATTCGGTCGGCTATTGCTAACGTGGAGAATGGATTGGATATAAAGATTAAGAGTTTGGAGCGGGAAAGCCAACAGGTGGAGGATAAATTAATTTCTGTGCCGACACAGGAAAAGCAGTATCGTTCTATTGCCCGAGAGCAGGAGTTGAAGGAGAACTTGTTTTTGTTCTTGATGCAAAAACGCGAGGAGGCGGAGATCGCCAAGTTGATGTATGTGCCGATGGCCAAGATCATAGAGAATCCGGATCCGGGGGAACATCCGGTGGCTCCTAGAAAAATGCTTATATTGTTGTTCGGAATGTTCATGGGTGTCGTGTTTCCCGTGGGAATCATGTTCGTGGCGGATATGTTGGATACAAAAGTGAGAAATGCTGATGAGGTTGGGAAAGTGGTGGCGGCACCTTTACTTGGGACTTTGCCGCAATTGCCAGAAGAGAAAACGTCGATAGAGAACGAGGATTGGATGATGTCGGAGTCGATGCAGTTAATTCGTGAGAATTTGAATTACTTGATCAAGCGGAAAGATTCGCCCGTGATCATGGTGTCCTCGACGATACCGAGTGAAGGAAAATCTTTGGTCGCGGCGCATTTAGCGAGTGCCTACGCCCGGGCGGGAAAGAAGGTGATCGTGATCGGTTGTGACTTGCGTAACCCGAGGTTAAACGAGTACTTCAAGAGAGAGGGGCGGAAGGGGTTATCGGCTTATCTGGCCGGGATGGTTGATGACCCGGGGATGCTGGTAGAGAAGGTAAACGATAACTTGCACGTGATATTTGGAGGAACGGTGCCCCCGAACCCGACACAGTTGATAGCCAGTCCCCGGATGGGAGAGTTGCTGGCGTGTTTGAAGAGCGAGTTCTCGTGTATTATCCTTGACACGCCGCCGCTGGGTATTCTGGCTGACGGTTTCTCGTTGAGCGAGTACGCGGATGCTTGTGTTTACGTGGTTCGTGCGAACGTGCTTGATAAAAAAGGTCTGAGGGTTGTTGCCGACCTGGAGAAGGGTGGTCGTTTGGCGAACCTGGGAATCGTGGTGAACGGGATCAAGGTCAGTCGTTCCGGTGGTTACGGCTATGGTTATGGCTACGGGTACGGTTACGGGTATGGCTATGGGTACGGACAGGATGGCAAGGACAAAAAGAAGAAGAAATAA
- a CDS encoding 3TM-type holin, protein MKPVADVVNAISGVINGLTLPAREKKELQAEILRLVYEREREMIEARAGVIRAEAAGNWLQRSWRPLVMLIFAVIVLIGTFTSLPMLSDTSRFWDLLEIGLGGYVVGRSGEKMAGAIFKLKTKR, encoded by the coding sequence ATGAAGCCGGTAGCAGATGTTGTCAATGCTATTAGCGGGGTGATTAATGGCTTGACGCTCCCGGCACGGGAGAAGAAAGAGTTACAGGCGGAGATTCTGAGACTGGTGTACGAGCGGGAACGTGAAATGATTGAAGCTCGTGCTGGTGTGATAAGAGCCGAGGCTGCCGGGAATTGGCTACAGCGTTCGTGGCGGCCATTGGTGATGTTGATCTTTGCTGTTATCGTACTTATCGGCACTTTCACGAGTTTGCCCATGTTGTCGGATACTTCCCGGTTCTGGGATTTGCTGGAGATCGGGTTGGGAGGGTACGTGGTGGGGAGGAGTGGGGAAAAAATGGCGGGGGCCATTTTTAAACTGAAAACTAAAAGATAA